A region from the Onthophagus taurus isolate NC chromosome 8, IU_Otau_3.0, whole genome shotgun sequence genome encodes:
- the LOC139431404 gene encoding uncharacterized protein — MATAREIDLNPIFERQNDIHGLISRTIDNLKKLAIAKRTRGNFQSRLERLETNWDEFNNAHKQLIQYRDKYSDTIYFTEDIFSECEETYFDAKGTLLDLLNPLPLSPTPEVDTKPVSNVSHSSSRSRHLPKIDLPTFDGKYANWAQFQDLFSTMVNDNEDLTDVERLQYLKMSLTGEPAQLLKNISVTGDNFSRSWQILIDRYENRRLLIETQLSILFSARAVKSDSSSELKRLVGEIKEAFGALKVLKCPIQHWDYILVYLIVRKLDTDAVKEWERSISNHRDPSTFDELEDFLMNRIHTLEAVENLQSSRKVHSISTGSKVSSVKAHNASSPVNGCVMCNSAHYISSCPAYLSKSPAERQDFVISRKLCFNCLGSHTVNKCRVSKRCRVCRKSHHTSLHDAPRRSTSTRIQSSVEPSKSGTVFAPIQEQPSITANDLTVSNHLLHSHHIHAPVLLATALVRIESSRGHSVIVRALIDQGSEVSFITESLVQQLQLPRKPASIPISGIGSQRTSISNGIVTVQLSSQFNPFLSFNEEALILPKLTAYLPQKYSAQLPIELLNLPLADSDISSSKRIDLILGVSLYSKILQNGVKRSSDGSLIAQQTAFGWILSGVLSNQSQSNFNPYGFQCSIDREFADLMQKFWTIEEESSSKPCLSTDEIDCEKHFVNSHSRDSSGRFIVRLPFRKSPRELGNSYMIAVKTFSRSELRFARDESFKTAYSKFMREYLDLNHMRPVTVPVESPNFYLPHHGVIRESSTTTKLRVVFNGSQKTSSGLSLNDCLHTGPKLQSELVDVLLRWRRHPVAFACDLEKMYRQIDVHQDDWQFQRIVWRENPSEPLQSYDLTTVTYGLSCAPYLAIRCIRQLAEEHVEEQPLGSSALFRDTYVDDIISGANDIDEVQELIFQLNRVLTAGGFLARKWISNVSEALAYVPSDLLSDTETLRVQDDNSPRALGILWNNSTDDFLFCFNNDDFDFRELTKRKVLSFIARLFDPLGWLSPIIVTAKIFMQNLWTCNLEWDEILPHDLSLQWNEYTNSFQTCPVIRIPRWLGITRDCSSIELHGFADASTSAFGAVVYLRVSRADDVRVSLLFSKTKVAPLKRVTIPRLELCAAVLLVRLIKRVRATLDFNEVPIFLWSDSTVALSWICSHPSRWKDFVRNRVTEIQELSHVHWRYVPTKENPADLSSRGVSVTKLETETLWWNGPSWLRSPPSEWPSLRTNSDAKEIPEARSIHTSNTATAMKKGWDLKLKYSSLNKLLRVTAWYILSPDELNDSLMFWVRECQQLHFSDEIQILTDGRVVPRSSSLFRLSPFIDGKGFLRVTGRLRFYLQSMQNATKWFNQQNLPQIGQLVLIRDERLPPAKWSLARILQIHSGADGHARVATLKTANSTLVRPFAKLSVLPYCTN; from the exons ATGGCGACCGCTCGTGAAATTGACTTAAACCCGATTTTCGAACGGCAAAATGACATTCACGGGTTAATTTCTCGGACAATagataatttgaaaaagcTCGCGATCGCTAAACGTACTCGCGGGAACTTTCAAAGTCGTTTGGAACGACTTGAGACTAATTGGGATGAGTTTAATAATGCtcataaacaattaattcagTATCGCGACAAGTATTCGGATACGATATATTTCACCGAGGACATTTTTTCTGAATGTGAGGAAACTTATTTCGATGCTAAGGGGACATTGcttgatttattaaatcctCTTCCGCTGTCTCCGACCCCGGAAGTTGATACAAAACCAGTTTCAAACGTCAGTCATTCGTCATCGCGTTCGCGTCATTTACCGAAAATTGACCTTCCAACTTTCGACGGTAAATACGCCAATTGGGCTCAATTTCAGGACTTGTTTTCTACGATGGTCAATGACAATGAAGACCTTACCGATGTCGAACGtcttcaatatttaaaaatgagtttGACCGGTGAACCCGCtcagttattaaaaaacatttctgtTACCGGTGATAACTTTTCAAGATCGTGGCAAATATTGATTGACCGGTATGAAAATCGACGGTTATTAATTGAGACTCaattatcgattttattttccGCGCGTGCCGTAAAGAGTGATTCTTCTAGCGAACTTAAACGTCTTGTCGGGGAAATTAAAGAAGCTTTCGGTGCCTTAAAAGTATTGAAGTGTCCGATTCAGCATTGGGACTATATTCTCGTATATTTAATCGTACGAAAATTAGATACAGACGCCGTTAAAGAATGGGAGAGATCGATTTCAAATCATCGCGATCCGTCAACGTTTGATGAGCTTGAGGACTTTCTGATGAACCGTATTCACACCTTGGAAGCTGTCGAAAATCTTCAATCTAGCCGTAAAGTGCATTCCATTTCAACGGGTTCTAAAGTCTCTAGTGTAAAAGCTCATAATGCTTCTTCTCCTGTAAATGGTTGTGTTATGTGCAACTCAGCGCATTACATTTCATCATGTCCGGCTTACCTTTCAAAAAGCCCGGCAGAACGGCAGGATTTTGTGATATCCCGAAAATTATGCTTCAATTGTCTTGGTTCACATACCGTCAACAAATGTCGCGTTTCTAAACGATGTCGCGTTTGTCGCAAATCTCACCATACGTCTCTTCACGACGCGCCACGACGCTCAACTTCAACTAGAATACAATCTTCAGTTGAACCTTCAAAGTCAGGAACAGTTTTCGCGCCCATACAAGAACAACCGAGCATCACCGCTAATGACTTAACCGTATCGAATCATCTTTTACATTCGCACCACATTCATGCTCCGGTACTGTTGGCTACAGCTTTAGTACGGATTGAATCATCGCGTGGACATTCCGTCATCGTTCGAGCCCTTATTGATCAAGGATCCGAAGTTTCTTTCATCACCGAGTCACTTGTACAACAGCTTCAACTTCCGCGAAAACCAGCAAGTATTCCTATTTCCGGAATTGGTTCGCAACGTACAAGTATTTCAAACGGAATTGTTACAGTTCAATTAAGTTCGCAATTCAATCCATTTCTTTCATTCAACGAAGAAGCATTAATATTGCCGAAATTAACCGCTTatttacctcaaaaatattctgCTCAGTTACCGATTGAGCTACTGAATTTACCGTTAGCCGATTCAGATATCTCATCATCAAAAAGAATTGATTTGATTCTTGGTGTGAGTTTATATTctaaaattcttcaaaatggTGTTAAACGAAGTAGTGATGGTTCTTTGATTGCCCAGCAAACCGCGTTTGGATGGATTCTTTCCGGCGTACTGTCGAATCAATCACAATCAAACTTCAACCCGTATGGATTTCAGTGTTCGATAGATCGTGAATTCGCGGATTTAATGCAAAAGTTCTGGACGATAGAAGAAGAATCAAGTTCTAAGCCGTGTTTATCTACCGACGAAATTGATTGTGAAAAACATTTCGTCAATTCACATTCGCGTGACAGCTCTGGACGTTTTATTGTTCGTTTACCATTTCGAAAGTCTCCGCGTGAATTGGGAAATTCTTATATGATCGCTGTTAAGACTTTTTCTCGTTCCGAGTTAAGATTCGCGCGGGATGAAAGCTTCAAGACCGCGTATAGCAAATTTATGCGCGAATATCTCGATTTAAATCATATGCGTCCCGTTACAGTGCCAGTCGAATCACCCAACTTCTATCTTCCGCATCACGGGGTGATTCGCGAATCTAGTACGACTACTAAGCTTCGTGTCGTGTTCAACGGATCACAAAAAACATCATCTGGATTATCGTTAAACGATTGTCTTCATACTGGTCCGAAACTTCAAAGTGAACTTGTTGATGTTCTTCTACGGTGGAGACGCCATCCCGTCGCGTTCGCGTGTGACTTAGAGAAAATGTATCGTCAGATTGACGTTCATCAAGATGATTGGCAGTTTCAACGAATCGTCTGGCGTGAAAATCCTTCGGAACCTCTTCAAAGTTACGACCTGACAACGGTAACCTACGGACTTTCATGCGCACCATATCTCGCAATTCGTTGTATTCGACAGTTAGCAGAAGAACATGTTGAAGAGCAGCCTCTCGGTTCTTCTGCTCTTTTTCGCGACACTTACGTGGACGATATCATTTCCGGTGCTAATGACATTGATGAAGTTCAAGAATTAATCTTTCAATTAAATCGAGTTTTAACGGCGGGCGGTTTCCTAGCGCGAAAGTGGATTTCAAATGTTTCAGAAGCGCTCGCATATGTTCCTTCAGACCTTCTATCCGATACAGAAACGTTGCGTGTTCAAGATGACAATTCCCCTCGCGCATTGGGTATTCTTTGGAACAATTCGACCGATGACtttctattttgttttaataatgacGATTTTGACTTCCGAGAACTTACTAAGCGTAAAGTTCTATCATTCATTGCGCGTTTATTCGACCCCCTCGGGTGGCTTTCTCCGATCATTGTAACTGCGAagatttttatgcaaaatttgTGGACTTGTAATCTCGAATGGGACGAAATCCTTCCGCATGACCTTTCTCTTCAATGGAACGAATACACTAACTCTTTTCAAACGTGTCCGGTAATTCGCATTCCGAGATGGCTTGGAATTACTCGCGATTGTTCTTCGATTGAATTGCACGGGTTCGCGGATGCTTCGACTAGTGCCTTTGGTGCGGTAGTGTATCTTCGCGTTTCAAGAGCTGATGATGTTCGCGTTTCTcttcttttttctaaaacgaaaGTGGCACCTCTTAAACGCGTAACCATTCCGCGACTTGAATTGTGCGCCGCCGTGTTGTTAGTTCGGTTGATAAAACGCGTTCGGGCAACACTGGATTTCAACGAAGTTCCAATTTTTCTATGGAGCGATTCTACGGTGGCACTTTCTTGGATCTGCAGTCATCCTTCAAGATGGAAAGATTTCGTCCGGAATAGAGTAACAGAAATTCAAGAGCTTTCTCATGTTCATTGGCGCTACGTTCCGACGAAAGAAAACCCAGCCGATTTGTCTTCCCGTGGAGTTTCAGTGACGAAACTTGAAACCGAAACGTTATGGTGGAATGGACCGTCTTGGCTTCGCTCACCACCCTCAGAATGGCCATCTCTTCGGACCAATTCGGATGCCAAAGAAATTCCAGAAGCACGTTCTATCCATACATCCAACACCGCAACTGCTATGAAAAAAGGATGggatttaaagttgaaatattCGTCGTTGAACAAGCTTCTGCGAGTCACTGCTTGGT ACATACTTTCTCCTGATGAACTGAACGACTCTTTAATGTTCTGGGTGCGCGAGTGTCAACAACTTCATTTCTCGGACGAAATTCAAATTCTAACGGACGGCCGTGTAGTGCCGCGTTCAAGTTCTCTTTTCCGACTTTCTCCGTTCATAGACGGTAAAGGTTTTCTACGAGTGACCGGGCGCCTTCGATTTTACTTACAATCCATGCAGAACGCTACGAAATGGTTCAATCAACAAAATCTTCCTCAAATTGGACAGCTTGTACTCATTCGAGATGAAAGATTACCTCCGGCGAAATGGTCTCTAGCAAGAATTCTTCAAATTCATTCCGGTGCCGATGGCCACGCTCGCGTCGCAACGCTCAAAACCGCAAATTCAACGCTTGTTCGTCCGTTCGCTAAGTTAAGCGTTTTGCCATATTGTACAAATTAG
- the LOC139431405 gene encoding uncharacterized protein, producing MSEVRITLDRQIELYGLISRAMTNLKKLGDANVTIGRIKSRLNLLNSNWAKFQQIHETVTGNRDEFQDHVYFKDDIYAECEEQYVNIQGDMFDLIDKLSAPSDNLANNSLNNTTRAINSHSPKLPRIDLPKFSGDYLQWKHFHDLFDSMVKSNSELSLVEKLHYLKMSVTEEPAQLLKNIAICEDNFARAWDILIDRYENKRILIDSHLSVLLSTRSIKHESSSELKRLISEIKENLGALEALDCPTKQWDNILVFLIVRRLDPETLKDWKKSIGSKKSPATFKELESFLFGRIHSLEAIEQLTSTKRNIPIKPIGNVKSHNVSTPTHNQSCSLCHSNHYISSCQQFMNKSPLQRREFVISKNLCFNCLGPHLMKNCRSSKRCRICQRQHHTSLHGSNSQSQTVTSQITSSDNSNNSIPHTTVIQNSSHMAVSHLTTISTILLATALVNIATFNGKPCLIRALIDQGSEVSFISESLCQLLQLPRRSKSVPIHGVGGQATNISHGNVDCYLSSRTKPYMQYRLNALVLPQITAYVPPQVICNDLQNELKDITLADPHFMSSTTIDVILGVDIYSQIMKSGIRRLNNGSILLQNTTLGWILSGSIHSENVRQNLLIPMFS from the coding sequence ATGTCTGAAGTTAGAATTACTCTAGATCGACAGATCGAACTTTACGGTCTAATTTCGCGTGCAAtgacaaatttgaaaaaactagGCGATGCAAATGTGACGATCGGTCGAATAAAAAgtcgtttaaatttattaaattcaaattggGCTAAATTCCAGCAAATTCATGAAACTGTAACTGGTAATCGCGATGAATTTCAAGATCACGTTTATTTTAAAGACGATATATATGCTGAGTGCGAAGAACAATACGTAAATATTCAAGGAGACATGTTCGATCTTATAGATAAGTTATCCGCTCCCTCTGACAACTTAgcaaataattctttaaataatacaacACGTGCTATAAATTCTCATTCTCCTAAATTACCAAGAATAGATTTACCAAAATTCTCTGGAGACTATCTACAATGGAAACATTTTCATGACTTATTCGATTCTATGGTTAAATCTAATTCAGAACTCTCTTTGGTCgaaaaattacattatttaaaaatgagtgTAACGGAAGAACCCGCCcaacttttaaaaaacatcGCGATTTGTGAAGATAATTTTGCTCGAGCATGGGATATTCTTATAGATCGTTACGAAAATAAACGAATTCTGATTGATTCTCATTTGTCAGTTCTTTTGTCGACTCGATCAATTAAACATGAATCGTCCAGCGAGCTTAAGCGTTTGATAAGTGAGATTAAAGAGAATCTTGGTGCACTTGAAGCATTAGATTGTCCTACAAAGCAATGGGATAATATACTCGTTTTTTTGATTGTACGAAGACTTGATCCTGAAACCCTCAAAGATTGGAAAAAATCTATTGGGAGTAAGAAATCCCCAGCAACGTTTAAAGAGTTAGAAAGCTTTCTTTTTGGAAGAATTCATAGTCTTGAGGCGATTGAACAGCTCACTTCTACAAAACGAAACATTCCAATTAAGCCTATTGGTAACGTTAAATCTCACAACGTTTCAACGCCGACTCACAATCAGTCATGTTCGTTATGCCACTCTAATCACTACATCTCATCTTGTCAACAATTTATGAACAAATCTCCGCTACAACGACGAGAATTTGTGATATCCAAAAACCTATGTTTTAATTGTCTTGGACCTCATCTTATGAAGAATTGTCGCTCATCCAAGCGTTGTCGTATTTGTCAACGACAACATCATACTTCATTACATGGTTCTAACTCTCAATCTCAAACAGTAACTTCTCAAATTACTTCATCTGACAATTCTAATAATTCCATACCTCATACAACAGTTATTCAAAACTCCTCTCATATGGCAGTCTCACATCTAACAACTATATCTACAATATTACTCGCGACCGCTCTTGTAAACATTGCAACTTTCAATGGAAAACCATGTTTAATTCGAGCTTTAATAGACCAAGGCTCTGAAGTTTCCTTTATTTCCGAATCTTTATGCCAACTTCTACAGTTACCTCGACGTTCAAAATCTGTTCCTATTCATGGTGTTGGAGGACAAGCAACAAATATTTCACATGGAAATGTTGATTGTTATCTTAGCTCTCGAACTAAACCTTACATGCAATATCGACTTAATGCACTTGTATTACCTCAAATCACGGCTTACGTACCTCCACAAGTTATATGCAATGATcttcaaaatgaattaaaagatattacaCTTGCTGATCCACATTTTATGTCATCTACAACAATTGACGTCATCCTAGGTGTTGACATTTATTCCCAAATTATGAAAAGTGGAATTCGTCGATTAAACAACGGTTCAATACTCCTTCAAAATACCACTCTTGGCTGGATACTATCGGGATCAATCCATTCAGAAAATGTAAGACAAAATTTACTCATTCCAATGTTCTCCTGA
- the LOC139431406 gene encoding uncharacterized protein, whose amino-acid sequence MHLFWNQEESQIVKKPLLTKEEQDCEDYFKLTHTRDSKGRFIVRLPFRNTSINIGDSYAMAEKALLRMESRFLKNPNFQSQYSRFMEEYLSLGHMIECSKDISSVGKQFFLPHHGVIKESSTSTKLRVVFNGSQKSTSGMSLNDYLLPGPKLQNDLVDVLMRWRQHPVAFAADIEKMYRQIKVHSDHLPFQQILWRTNPSDPIKIYQLSTVTYSLTCAPYLAIRCLHQLAEEHSKTLPFASDIILNDIYVDDILSGANDTIHAREKIHQLNGILMAGGFLAKKWSSNSQEIISSLPEEYIATSDSRSFENNLMYRTLGLIWKSNDDSFIFSWKTFSVECNTFTKRSILSVVAQIFDPLGWLAPIVITAKLFMQELWLKKIDWDEKLPDEFVKRWCTFIKQFHSFSGIAVPRWLGLSNHVSVIEIHGFSDASKQALAAVVYLRVISNNNNKITVTIVSAKTKVAPLKRITIPRLELCAALMLVKLVHRVQKTLKLSDHIHLWTDSAIVLHWITNHPS is encoded by the coding sequence ATGCACCTCTTCTGGAACCAAGAAGAATCTCAAATCgttaaaaaacctttactgACTAAAGAAGAGCAGGATTGTGaagattattttaaacttaCTCATACCAGGGATTCTAAAGGAAGATTTATAGTTCGATTGCCCTTTAGAAATACTTCAATTAATATTGGTGATTCTTATGCAATGGCAGAAAAGGCGTTGCTTCGTATGGAATCtcgttttctaaaaaatccaaattttcaaaGTCAATATTCCAGATTCATGGAAGAGTATCTTTCTCTTGGTCACATGATTGAATGTTCAAAAGACATCTCTTCAGTAGGAAAACAATTCTTTCTTCCTCATCATGGAGTGATAAAAGAAAGCAGTACATCCACTAAGTTAAGGGTTGTTTTTAACGGCTCTCAGAAATCTACCTCAGGAATGTCTCTTAATGATTACCTTTTGCCTGGACCCAAACTTCAGAATGATCTTGTCGATGTTTTAATGCGATGGAGACAACATCCTGTTGCTTTTGCTGCTGATATTGAGAAAATGTATCGCCAGATAAAGGTTCACTCTGATCATTTGCCATTTCAACAGATATTATGGCGAACTAACCCATCTgatccaataaaaatatatcaattgAGCACTGTTACATATAGCTTAACTTGCGCTCCATACCTTGCTATACGTTGTTTACATCAGTTGGCTGAAGAACACTCTAAAACTTTACCATTTGCGTCCGatattattttgaatgatATATATGTAGACGACATCTTATCGGGTGCTAATGATACAATACATGCTAGAGAAAAAATTCACCAATTAAACGGGATTCTTATGGCGGGCGGTTTTCTTGCCAAGAAATGGTCATCTAATTCACAAGAAATAATTAGCTCGCTACCTGAAGAATATATTGCAACTTCTGATTCACGatcatttgaaaataatttgatgtatcGAACCTTAGGTTTAATATGGAAAAGTAATGACGATAGTTTCATTTTCAGTTGGAAAACATTTTCAGTTGAATGTAATACGTTTACAAAGAGAAGCATATTATCAGTTGTTGCACAAATATTTGACCCTCTGGGATGGCTGGCACCCATCGTAATTACTGCGAAGCTATTTATGCAAGAACTTTGGCTAAAAAAGATCGATTGGGATGAAAAATTACCAGACGAATTTGTGAAGCGATGGTgtacatttataaaacaatttcattCATTCTCTGGAATTGCTGTACCTCGTTGGCTCGGATTATCTAATCATGttagtgttattgaaattCACGGGTTTAGTGATGCTTCCAAGCAAGCTTTGGCCGCGGTCGTATATTTACGCGTAAtatcaaataataacaataaaataacagtCACTATCGTATCGGCTAAAACTAAGGTTGCACCACTTAAACGAATAACAATTCCGCGACTTGAACTTTGTGCCGCGTTAATGCTTGTAAAGTTGGTGCATCGTgttcaaaaaacattaaaattgagtGATCATATTCACCTTTGGACCGATTCTGCTATTGTACTTCATTGGATTACCAATCACCCATCATGA